One stretch of Lysobacter sp. KIS68-7 DNA includes these proteins:
- the accB gene encoding acetyl-CoA carboxylase biotin carboxyl carrier protein: MDLRKIKKLIDLLEESNLAEIEIKEGEESVRLARVPRGGVAVAAPMVAPMHVEHRAPAAMPMAGPTDAASGGSAKPSDLPEGHVVRAPMVGTFYASPAPDKPSFVSVGQAVKAGETLGIIEAMKMFNPIEADVSGTVLKILVESGQPIEFDEPLFVIG, from the coding sequence ATGGACCTGCGCAAAATCAAGAAACTCATCGATCTCCTCGAAGAATCCAACCTCGCCGAGATCGAAATCAAGGAAGGCGAAGAGTCCGTCCGCCTGGCGCGCGTTCCGCGCGGCGGCGTGGCCGTCGCCGCGCCGATGGTGGCGCCGATGCACGTCGAACACCGCGCGCCGGCCGCCATGCCGATGGCGGGCCCGACCGATGCCGCCAGCGGCGGCAGCGCCAAGCCCAGCGACCTGCCGGAAGGCCACGTCGTGCGCGCCCCGATGGTCGGCACGTTCTACGCCTCGCCCGCACCGGACAAGCCGTCTTTCGTCTCCGTGGGCCAGGCGGTCAAGGCCGGCGAAACCCTCGGCATCATCGAGGCGATGAAGATGTTCAATCCGATCGAAGCCGATGTCTCGGGCACCGTGCTGAAGATCCTCGTGGAAAGCGGTCAGCCGATCGAATTCGACGAACCGCTTTTCGTGATCGGCTGA
- the aroQ gene encoding type II 3-dehydroquinate dehydratase, translating into MAKLLVLHGPNLNLLGTREPEVYGRTTLAEIDADLARRAQAAGHALESLQSNAEHVLVDRVQAARADGTAFLLVNPAGFTHTSVALRDALAAVALPFIEVHLSNPHAREPFRRTSYFSDLAVGVVAGFGASSYTLALDAALQRLSL; encoded by the coding sequence ATGGCGAAGCTGCTGGTCCTGCACGGCCCCAACCTCAATCTGCTCGGCACGCGCGAGCCGGAGGTCTACGGGCGCACGACCCTGGCGGAGATCGACGCCGATCTCGCACGCCGCGCCCAAGCCGCAGGCCATGCGCTCGAATCCCTCCAGTCGAACGCCGAGCATGTCCTCGTCGATCGCGTGCAGGCCGCCCGCGCCGACGGCACCGCCTTCCTCCTGGTGAACCCCGCCGGGTTCACCCACACCTCGGTCGCCCTGCGCGATGCGCTGGCCGCCGTGGCCCTGCCCTTCATCGAAGTGCACCTGTCCAACCCGCATGCGCGGGAACCCTTCCGCCGCACCAGTTACTTCAGCGACCTCGCCGTCGGCGTGGTCGCCGGCTTCGGCGCGTCGAGCTACACGCTCGCGCTCGACGCCGCGCTCCAACGACTTTCCCTTTGA
- the prmA gene encoding 50S ribosomal protein L11 methyltransferase — translation MPYLELTLRCDQVEQPRYENALEDIGALAVTLLDADSDTPNERAILEPGVGETPLWGELVLTALFPHDADPLLLLAALDAFDPELDWSRAHFRNVADQDWERAWMDQYVPLSFGAHTWIVPWNRDLPEEAQADDAAVVRLDPGLAFGSGTHPTTSLCLQWLDALADAGELDGRTVLDFGCGSGILALAALKLGAGRAVGVDNDPQALIATHDNAERNGVGERMAVFLPQDEPVAQYPVVVANILASALDALADTLASRVAPGGRIALSGILAGQEDALLERYSPWFDALAVAQEGDWIRIDGVRAD, via the coding sequence ATGCCGTACCTCGAACTCACCCTGCGCTGCGACCAGGTCGAACAGCCGCGCTACGAAAACGCGCTGGAAGACATCGGCGCGCTCGCCGTCACGCTGCTCGATGCCGACAGCGACACGCCCAACGAACGCGCGATCCTCGAACCCGGCGTGGGCGAAACGCCCTTGTGGGGCGAGCTCGTGCTGACGGCGTTGTTCCCGCACGACGCCGATCCCTTGTTGCTGCTCGCCGCACTCGATGCCTTCGACCCGGAGCTCGATTGGTCGCGCGCGCATTTCCGCAACGTCGCCGACCAGGATTGGGAACGCGCGTGGATGGACCAGTACGTGCCGCTGTCCTTCGGCGCGCACACCTGGATCGTGCCGTGGAATCGCGACCTGCCCGAGGAAGCGCAGGCCGACGACGCCGCGGTCGTGCGCCTGGATCCCGGCCTGGCCTTCGGCTCGGGCACGCATCCGACGACCTCGCTGTGCCTGCAATGGCTCGATGCCCTCGCCGATGCGGGCGAACTCGACGGACGCACCGTGCTCGATTTCGGCTGCGGCTCGGGGATCCTCGCGCTCGCGGCGCTGAAGCTCGGTGCGGGGCGTGCGGTGGGCGTGGACAACGACCCGCAAGCGTTGATCGCGACGCACGACAACGCCGAACGCAACGGCGTCGGCGAACGCATGGCGGTGTTCCTGCCGCAGGACGAACCGGTTGCGCAGTATCCGGTCGTGGTCGCCAACATCCTGGCCTCGGCCCTGGATGCCTTGGCCGACACGCTCGCCTCGCGCGTGGCGCCGGGCGGGCGGATCGCGCTGTCGGGCATCCTCGCCGGGCAGGAGGACGCGCTGCTCGAACGGTATTCGCCGTGGTTCGATGCCTTGGCCGTCGCGCAGGAAGGTGACTGGATTCGCATCGACGGCGTGCGCGCCGACTGA
- the accC gene encoding acetyl-CoA carboxylase biotin carboxylase subunit has product MLDKIVIANRGEIALRILRACHALGIRTVAVHSTVDRNLKHVAMADESVCIGPAPSTDSYLNMASIIAAAEVTDAQAIHPGYGFLSENADFAERVEQSGFIFIGPKADTIRLMGDKVEAIRAMKSAGVPCVPGSGGPLGDDAATNVKIAREIGYPVIVKAAGGGGGRGMRVVHTEAHLHSAIQTTKTEAKAAFGNDMVYMEKFLENPRHVEIQVLADGQGNAIHLGERDCSMQRRHQKVVEEAPAPGITPEQRAEIGKVCVEACIRIGYRGAGTFEFLYENGRFYFIEMNTRIQVEHPVTEMVTGIDLVREQLMIAAGNKLSIRQEDIVLEGHAIECRINAEDPDTFMPFPGLIQHFHAPGGPGVRVDSHIYESYRVPPNYDSMIGKLIVHGPDRATAIARMRVALSEMVVDGIKTNIPLQQRILADGGFQQGGQNIHYLEKRLAERKEKSLSIV; this is encoded by the coding sequence ATGCTGGACAAGATCGTCATCGCCAACCGGGGCGAAATCGCGCTCCGCATCCTGCGCGCCTGCCATGCGCTCGGGATCCGCACGGTCGCGGTGCATTCCACCGTGGACCGCAACCTCAAGCACGTCGCCATGGCCGACGAATCGGTGTGCATCGGCCCCGCGCCGTCCACCGACAGTTACCTCAACATGGCCTCGATCATCGCCGCGGCGGAAGTCACCGACGCGCAGGCGATCCATCCGGGCTACGGTTTCCTCAGCGAGAACGCGGACTTCGCCGAACGCGTCGAACAATCCGGCTTCATCTTCATCGGGCCGAAGGCCGACACGATCCGCCTGATGGGCGACAAGGTTGAAGCCATCCGTGCGATGAAGTCCGCCGGCGTGCCGTGCGTGCCCGGCAGCGGCGGCCCGCTCGGCGACGACGCGGCGACCAACGTGAAGATCGCGCGCGAAATCGGCTATCCGGTGATCGTGAAGGCCGCCGGTGGTGGTGGTGGCCGCGGCATGCGCGTGGTCCACACCGAAGCGCACCTGCACAGCGCCATCCAGACCACGAAGACCGAGGCGAAGGCCGCCTTCGGCAACGACATGGTCTACATGGAGAAATTCCTCGAGAACCCGCGCCACGTCGAGATCCAGGTGCTCGCCGACGGCCAGGGCAACGCGATCCACCTCGGTGAACGCGACTGCTCCATGCAGCGCCGCCACCAGAAGGTCGTCGAGGAAGCGCCGGCCCCGGGCATCACGCCGGAACAGCGCGCGGAGATCGGCAAGGTGTGCGTGGAAGCGTGCATCCGCATCGGCTATCGCGGCGCGGGCACGTTCGAGTTCCTCTACGAGAACGGGCGCTTCTACTTCATCGAAATGAACACCCGCATCCAGGTCGAACATCCGGTCACCGAAATGGTCACCGGCATCGACCTCGTGCGCGAACAGCTGATGATCGCCGCGGGCAACAAGCTCTCGATCAGGCAGGAAGACATCGTGCTGGAAGGCCACGCGATCGAATGCCGCATCAATGCGGAAGATCCGGACACCTTCATGCCCTTCCCCGGCCTGATCCAGCACTTCCACGCCCCGGGTGGCCCGGGCGTGCGCGTGGACAGCCACATCTACGAGAGCTACCGCGTCCCGCCGAACTACGACTCGATGATCGGCAAGCTCATCGTGCACGGCCCGGACCGCGCCACCGCCATCGCGCGCATGCGCGTGGCGCTGAGCGAGATGGTGGTGGACGGCATCAAGACGAACATCCCGCTGCAGCAGCGCATCCTGGCCGATGGCGGCTTCCAGCAGGGCGGGCAGAACATCCACTACCTCGAGAAGCGCCTCGCGGAGCGGAAAGAGAAGTCCTTGTCCATCGTCTGA